A single window of Flammeovirga agarivorans DNA harbors:
- a CDS encoding endonuclease/exonuclease/phosphatase family protein produces MSTIGCSSDVDNPSVSLPETDNALVPCLSYSENENTLEVLTWNIEHFPKHTETTEFVNATIIESGYDVWGLQEIEQTGKLDQIKQLDERYDVIVDEDIAFGVNDDYHLAFVYRTDHLEVLSKEILASGDFESYFFPRKPLLVTFKDKTSGQEFTVINLHMKCCSGETNNYRRSEGAKRLKDYLDSNYANEKVIVLGDFNHTIIPSNTSDYKVFIDDRTNYQFSDEALARSDDPLNWSYPGWPSHIDHILMTDEFFDGFVDAYTLTLDECSGYYDPKVSDHRPVLSVFSN; encoded by the coding sequence GTGTCTACTATTGGGTGTTCTTCCGATGTTGACAATCCTAGTGTTTCACTTCCAGAAACAGATAATGCTTTAGTTCCTTGTCTTTCTTATTCAGAAAACGAGAACACTCTTGAGGTGTTGACATGGAATATTGAACATTTTCCAAAGCATACAGAAACTACTGAATTCGTTAATGCCACGATTATTGAAAGTGGTTATGATGTTTGGGGATTACAGGAAATTGAACAAACAGGAAAGCTGGATCAGATAAAACAATTAGATGAACGATATGATGTAATTGTTGATGAAGATATTGCTTTTGGCGTTAATGACGATTACCATTTGGCCTTCGTTTACAGAACAGATCATCTAGAAGTTTTATCAAAAGAGATTCTAGCATCAGGTGATTTTGAAAGCTATTTTTTTCCTAGGAAACCTTTATTAGTGACTTTTAAAGATAAGACCTCTGGTCAGGAATTTACAGTGATCAACTTACATATGAAATGTTGTAGTGGAGAAACAAATAATTATCGAAGATCAGAAGGGGCAAAAAGGTTAAAAGATTATTTGGATTCCAATTATGCCAACGAAAAGGTGATCGTTTTAGGAGATTTCAATCATACCATCATTCCTTCAAATACCTCAGACTATAAAGTCTTTATTGATGATCGTACAAATTATCAGTTTTCTGATGAAGCGTTAGCAAGATCTGATGATCCTTTGAATTGGTCATACCCTGGTTGGCCAAGCCATATTGATCACATATTAATGACTGATGAATTTTTTGATGGTTTTGTTGATGCTTATACATTGACATTGGATGAGTGTTCTGGTTACTATGATCCAAAAGTAAGTGATCATCGACCTGTTTTGAGTGTGTTCTCAAACTAA
- a CDS encoding sugar transferase — MSKNIVILDDDQFMLDFVSNLLTEDYIIHKCSTIDAAKEHLSHQKVHLLIMDLNLKDEHGISLIKFLKSEKEFQNLPIITLSSEDCSTTKIETLEQGVNDFIVKPFLPKELTLKVKNLLVDKYPDQNQNNKGKLLKINKVSLPTKKQFYFAAKRGFDIVASSTLLILLSPIFILTAIAIRLESPGPIFYTSKRIGKNYSEIPFFKFRSMLVNADHLVEKLKDQNAYGETKEEVNKNDIPKGSDLIGDNGYKIGENHLKIEKQGATFFKLENDPRVTKVGAIIRRTSIDELPQLFNVFLGHMSLVGNRPLPVYEAEQLTQDFAVGRFSNSAGITGLWQVKKASDPFMTTEKRIELDVNYANKYSLRRDLRLLYQTPFAMLQKEE, encoded by the coding sequence ATGTCGAAAAACATAGTTATTTTAGATGATGATCAATTTATGCTAGATTTTGTCAGTAATCTACTTACTGAGGACTATATCATTCATAAGTGCTCTACTATAGATGCGGCAAAAGAGCATCTCTCTCATCAAAAAGTTCATCTTCTAATCATGGATTTAAACCTAAAGGATGAACATGGAATATCTCTTATCAAATTTTTGAAGTCTGAAAAAGAATTCCAAAATCTGCCAATCATTACTTTAAGTAGTGAAGATTGCTCTACGACCAAAATTGAAACCTTAGAACAAGGTGTCAATGATTTTATTGTTAAACCATTTTTACCAAAAGAATTAACCTTAAAAGTAAAGAATTTACTAGTTGATAAGTATCCTGATCAAAATCAAAACAATAAAGGAAAATTATTAAAGATCAATAAGGTATCCTTACCAACCAAGAAGCAATTTTATTTTGCAGCCAAAAGAGGTTTCGATATTGTTGCTTCCTCCACTCTGCTTATTTTACTTAGCCCAATTTTCATATTGACTGCGATTGCTATCCGTTTAGAATCTCCTGGACCCATTTTCTACACATCTAAAAGAATCGGAAAAAACTATTCTGAAATTCCTTTTTTCAAGTTTAGATCCATGTTGGTAAATGCTGATCATTTAGTTGAGAAACTTAAAGATCAGAATGCTTATGGAGAAACAAAAGAGGAAGTAAATAAGAATGATATTCCGAAAGGAAGCGATTTAATTGGTGACAATGGTTACAAAATTGGAGAAAACCATTTGAAGATCGAAAAGCAAGGTGCTACTTTCTTTAAATTAGAAAATGATCCAAGAGTAACTAAAGTTGGGGCAATTATCAGAAGAACAAGTATCGACGAATTGCCACAATTGTTTAATGTCTTCTTAGGACATATGTCTTTGGTAGGGAATAGACCTTTACCAGTATATGAAGCAGAACAGTTAACGCAAGATTTTGCAGTTGGTCGTTTTTCAAACTCAGCAGGAATTACTGGATTATGGCAAGTGAAAAAAGCTTCAGATCCTTTTATGACAACAGAAAAAAGAATAGAGTTAGATGTAAATTATGCTAACAAGTATAGTTTACGAAGAGATTTAAGGCTACTTTATCAGACACCATTTGCAATGCTTCAAAAAGAAGAGTAA
- a CDS encoding glycosyltransferase family 4 protein, whose amino-acid sequence MKQNLINPDTKITLVSCQHFNSGIGRYSYQLGEGLRKLSFDTELYKVYKRDHTDRKYHRYSWINKIHYKSFRSLHPYILPYFIHRRIKNTPSTNLIHGHWFISGYACSLLKNPSVVTMHDVSLLHVTEASKWFTGYYKWVIQQLKKKNTPILVVSDTAKLDCMKYADYPEDLIYVSKNFINFNQFFPIENIAQIERKDTFNIIYTGGLGQRKNVGMLLEAMKIIEKKFPYAKLKIAGAFPEYTPYPKMAEELQLRNVEFVGYIPDNKLNEFYNKADLFVFTSLYEGFGYTPLEAMSTKTPVISTKGGALHEIVGEGGDLVEYNVDELVEKISFYLLRPSKLEALGNQGFEWVKRYTEDASIKNTLKAYKKALA is encoded by the coding sequence ATGAAGCAAAATTTAATCAACCCAGACACTAAAATAACCCTTGTTTCCTGTCAGCACTTTAATTCAGGGATTGGCCGATATAGCTATCAATTAGGCGAAGGCTTAAGAAAGTTATCTTTTGATACAGAATTATATAAGGTATATAAAAGAGATCATACAGACCGAAAATACCATAGGTATAGTTGGATTAATAAAATACATTACAAATCTTTTCGATCATTACATCCTTATATCTTACCCTATTTTATTCATCGAAGAATAAAGAATACACCTTCAACTAACTTAATACATGGACACTGGTTTATTTCCGGTTATGCTTGCTCATTATTAAAAAATCCATCCGTTGTTACTATGCATGATGTATCGTTACTTCATGTCACTGAAGCAAGTAAATGGTTTACAGGTTACTATAAATGGGTCATTCAACAACTGAAGAAAAAGAATACACCTATTCTAGTTGTTTCTGATACTGCAAAATTAGATTGCATGAAATATGCGGATTACCCAGAAGACCTTATTTATGTTAGTAAAAATTTCATCAATTTCAATCAGTTTTTCCCTATTGAAAATATTGCTCAAATAGAAAGAAAAGATACATTCAATATTATTTATACAGGTGGTTTGGGGCAAAGAAAAAATGTAGGAATGCTTCTCGAAGCAATGAAAATTATTGAGAAAAAATTCCCTTATGCTAAGCTGAAGATTGCAGGGGCTTTTCCAGAATATACACCATATCCCAAAATGGCAGAGGAGTTACAACTGCGTAATGTGGAATTTGTTGGTTATATCCCTGATAATAAATTGAATGAATTTTATAACAAAGCAGACCTTTTTGTGTTTACTTCTTTATACGAAGGGTTTGGATATACTCCCCTAGAGGCCATGTCTACCAAAACACCAGTAATTAGTACTAAAGGAGGAGCCCTTCATGAAATTGTAGGCGAAGGAGGCGATTTAGTTGAATATAATGTAGATGAATTAGTAGAAAAAATATCATTTTATTTATTACGTCCTAGTAAATTAGAAGCTCTTGGCAATCAGGGTTTTGAGTGGGTAAAAAGATATACAGAAGATGCATCTATAAAAAATACACTAAAAGCTTATAAAAAAGCACTCGCATAA
- a CDS encoding O-antigen ligase family protein, with the protein MISPVPNNNSINTVATIVIASLLAAGVAYLAIKHHWGLGIGIAVMSITVPLLLSLFFYIKFSIYLYIFLSIFIGIPLKMNLPVPIGLGVDFAILFTILGHLYKCSEMKDYKSTFIVPMMIPIALWIGWNVFQVVNPIAGSRVAWFFVMRPYVLYPILYFIAYYYFRSIEDIKHLFFFLLLCSYISSVWGVIQNINGYFPFEMDWVYANDAKHLVYISGRWRIFGTLASPAHFGMLMAIIIVAGAVVAYLYKWPSIIVIAFGTIISLPALVWSGTRTGIALVVVITAIIVGLWGNFKIYIAGGIFAFFFIILIITPSNNYHIQRIQSTFAGSEDTSYKEREENRNAMYPWIMKHPMGGGLGSTGVWGVRFSPGTMLANFAPDSGHIRVMVETGWIGYIIYMGIYFTFIWYSLRHTKIWKIKDTKLKVLLLVLFAVLCSFIIVEQAQDVNGILPFSIMLWIFIALLMRVIDHIHDHFQEMELEEHNLKLEHEAKIKEMRIRKTKEYEAKFNQPRH; encoded by the coding sequence ATGATATCACCGGTCCCAAATAATAACTCAATAAACACGGTAGCAACGATTGTAATAGCCTCTTTATTAGCAGCAGGCGTTGCATATTTAGCCATTAAACACCATTGGGGTTTAGGGATAGGCATCGCTGTGATGAGTATTACGGTACCACTTCTACTATCATTATTCTTTTATATCAAGTTTTCAATATACCTGTATATCTTCCTTAGTATTTTTATTGGTATTCCTTTAAAGATGAATTTACCTGTCCCTATTGGTTTAGGGGTAGATTTTGCCATCCTTTTTACCATTCTCGGACATTTGTATAAATGCAGTGAGATGAAGGATTATAAGAGTACATTCATCGTTCCCATGATGATTCCCATTGCCCTTTGGATTGGTTGGAATGTATTTCAAGTGGTCAATCCTATTGCTGGTTCTAGAGTCGCATGGTTTTTTGTGATGAGACCTTATGTACTCTATCCCATTTTATACTTTATAGCTTACTATTACTTTAGAAGTATTGAAGACATTAAACACCTCTTCTTTTTCCTTTTATTATGTAGTTATATTAGTTCTGTTTGGGGGGTGATTCAAAATATTAATGGCTACTTTCCTTTTGAAATGGACTGGGTATATGCTAATGATGCAAAACACCTAGTATATATATCTGGACGTTGGAGAATATTTGGCACACTAGCTTCTCCGGCCCATTTTGGTATGTTGATGGCAATTATTATTGTAGCAGGAGCTGTTGTAGCATACTTGTATAAATGGCCTTCTATAATAGTGATCGCATTTGGGACGATCATTTCATTACCAGCGTTAGTTTGGTCAGGAACAAGAACAGGTATCGCATTAGTGGTCGTAATTACTGCAATTATTGTAGGTCTTTGGGGTAACTTTAAAATTTACATTGCTGGAGGAATCTTCGCTTTCTTTTTTATTATTTTGATCATTACCCCTTCTAATAATTACCATATACAGAGAATTCAATCCACTTTTGCTGGTTCTGAAGATACTTCTTACAAAGAACGTGAGGAAAACAGAAACGCCATGTATCCTTGGATTATGAAACACCCCATGGGTGGAGGCTTGGGTAGTACAGGTGTTTGGGGCGTACGTTTCTCGCCGGGAACTATGCTAGCAAACTTTGCACCTGATTCGGGCCACATTAGAGTTATGGTAGAAACAGGATGGATAGGTTATATTATATATATGGGTATTTATTTCACCTTTATATGGTATTCGCTCCGGCATACAAAAATTTGGAAAATTAAAGACACAAAACTTAAGGTCTTACTATTAGTATTATTTGCAGTCCTCTGTTCATTTATTATCGTTGAACAGGCACAAGATGTTAATGGTATTTTACCTTTCAGTATTATGTTATGGATTTTTATTGCACTATTGATGCGGGTAATAGACCATATACATGATCATTTTCAAGAAATGGAATTAGAAGAACATAATCTAAAACTTGAACATGAAGCTAAAATCAAAGAAATGAGAATTAGAAAAACCAAAGAATATGAAGCAAAATTTAATCAACCCAGACACTAA
- a CDS encoding glycosyltransferase → MSILLILYIIIGVYLIFYCSYLSFTLIVGTFYKKKVGDSYNTPNDDRWLIFIPAYKADHVLIKSLESINVYAPLVEFKIVVLFQETPEDIIKEANNYEITMLNQSFSSDKGNTYIQALKYFNEWLKKDEMISEYSPTHLVLLDKDNCVGEHFFSELLKFRNVGYEYIQGRRSALNLRESVGHYDEISERLNDVSLRNYKCALGWNPELTGSGFIISMDFFINGIDHLSLNNPGMDKNLFLEWILGDKKPKGIYAREAILYEEKTEDIEVLKQQRSRWFAEQYMTAFQFLPRLLKQIFFKFDIEALDYLISIFRPPRSILMLITPLLSLLELLFFRTYYLFTISFLVLLIGGIVFILGNGLSHSFSSLIIRLPHIIMSNLYSLLSIFSGKAKGNFIHTERNKE, encoded by the coding sequence ATGAGTATTTTATTAATACTATATATTATTATCGGAGTCTATCTCATTTTCTATTGCTCTTATCTCTCTTTTACATTGATAGTGGGGACTTTCTATAAGAAAAAAGTCGGCGATTCTTACAATACACCTAATGATGACCGATGGCTTATATTCATTCCTGCATATAAAGCCGATCATGTACTTATTAAAAGCTTAGAATCGATTAACGTTTATGCTCCCTTAGTTGAATTTAAAATAGTAGTTCTTTTTCAAGAGACACCTGAAGATATCATTAAGGAGGCCAATAATTATGAGATTACAATGCTCAATCAATCCTTCTCATCAGATAAAGGGAATACTTATATACAAGCTCTAAAGTACTTTAATGAATGGCTTAAAAAAGATGAAATGATCAGCGAGTATTCGCCTACTCATCTCGTTTTATTGGATAAAGATAATTGTGTAGGTGAACATTTTTTTAGTGAATTGCTAAAATTCAGAAATGTTGGTTATGAATATATTCAAGGAAGAAGATCAGCATTAAACCTTAGAGAATCAGTGGGGCATTATGATGAAATATCAGAACGGTTAAACGATGTTTCATTACGTAATTATAAATGTGCTTTGGGCTGGAATCCTGAGCTTACAGGAAGTGGCTTTATCATCTCAATGGACTTCTTTATTAATGGAATAGACCATTTATCGTTAAATAATCCAGGTATGGATAAAAACTTATTTCTTGAGTGGATTTTAGGAGATAAAAAACCGAAAGGCATCTATGCTAGAGAAGCTATATTATATGAAGAAAAGACGGAAGACATTGAAGTATTAAAACAACAAAGAAGTCGATGGTTTGCTGAACAATATATGACAGCATTCCAATTTCTTCCTAGATTACTAAAACAGATTTTTTTTAAGTTCGACATTGAAGCTTTAGATTATCTCATTAGTATTTTTAGACCTCCTAGGAGTATTTTAATGCTTATCACTCCCTTATTATCACTATTAGAACTATTATTTTTTAGAACGTATTACCTATTTACAATTAGCTTTTTAGTACTATTAATTGGTGGTATTGTTTTTATTTTAGGGAATGGTCTTTCTCATTCATTTTCCAGTCTTATAATTCGTTTACCTCATATAATAATGAGTAATTTATATTCATTGCTAAGTATATTTTCTGGAAAAGCAAAAGGTAATTTTATTCATACTGAACGAAACAAAGAATGA
- a CDS encoding GumC family protein: MQNLIYILKSIVKKIYLWLGIPIVLCVVLYTQLSDFKTYQSKAKLQFELNTDGSLSVTSKSLQLFEIGLMFTDLLEIARIKRVIQHVQLMILIESLQTDNLYDIKIKTDLYSEKEIIKRAQFLLDNFIEFDLQRPVDVIINNILVFNGLSVEDLNKRIKINRIGSSKYIEVSVEDKSPYNAKFIVDALTDAWIREYRFELQSRYHEKSESINKSCINAKQDLVELMDSLKRYKRRNNVIDIKATKKFIIERSAEIKKEISLVKKDMRSVENTIDYLERTLQNKSDFGFQGNSQELNTEIMMLKDSLRKLQRDKEYNAYNLEKLPSDYPYKINEKINLLETKINKKLSNSVTNTTYDPSLAKQAMVSDYLKKQIEYVKLDAQLKSLQTEMGKLNSTSRKFIDIISDITKLEHQIETDNQHYLILLEKKYFAELLERDAGHNFFIIEKASFPIKAISSKKGLIIVGAFVGATILLLVTVALLIIFDPNHHLPAQIEKHAKIPIITSLYIIPIREFTSRFTPKFYKYIQTKRDNIKRRNVADQNADSKKYIRRLIVDLPKSNKNIISFMGARTNSITFDTAIEIQQMLAKSSLKSIIIYNDWFSPLSEKEIKVPIVSIDTFEASRENCILNLSEQSCSPYDFKLPQEWFYTLSHLRTVFDYVIIIPPPTHKATIWMEWLNLSSDIFYVYELHRRFERDDIKNQTYMLEQHANVIGGILTSTTL; this comes from the coding sequence ATGCAAAACCTAATTTACATTTTAAAAAGTATTGTAAAGAAGATATACCTCTGGTTAGGTATACCTATAGTTTTGTGTGTCGTTTTGTATACTCAACTTTCAGACTTCAAAACCTATCAATCAAAAGCAAAACTTCAATTTGAACTAAATACTGACGGTAGCCTTTCTGTAACTTCTAAGTCCTTACAGCTTTTCGAAATTGGTTTGATGTTTACAGACCTTTTAGAAATAGCAAGGATCAAAAGAGTAATACAACATGTTCAATTAATGATTCTCATTGAGAGTCTACAAACCGATAACTTATATGATATTAAAATTAAGACAGATTTATATTCGGAGAAGGAAATCATAAAAAGAGCTCAGTTTTTATTAGACAACTTTATTGAATTTGATTTACAACGACCTGTTGATGTAATTATTAATAACATCTTAGTTTTTAATGGTCTTAGTGTTGAAGACCTGAACAAAAGGATAAAAATTAATAGAATTGGTAGTAGTAAATACATTGAAGTAAGTGTTGAGGATAAGAGCCCTTACAATGCAAAATTTATAGTAGATGCCTTAACAGATGCTTGGATCCGAGAATACCGTTTTGAGCTTCAAAGTCGATACCATGAAAAATCTGAAAGTATCAATAAATCTTGTATCAATGCAAAACAAGATTTAGTAGAATTGATGGATTCCCTTAAGCGATACAAGAGAAGAAATAATGTCATTGATATAAAGGCGACTAAAAAATTTATTATTGAGCGTTCTGCTGAAATAAAGAAAGAGATTTCTTTAGTGAAAAAAGACATGCGTTCTGTTGAAAACACAATTGATTACTTAGAAAGAACATTACAAAATAAAAGCGATTTTGGTTTTCAGGGAAACTCACAAGAGTTGAATACCGAGATCATGATGCTAAAAGATTCTCTTAGAAAACTTCAAAGAGACAAAGAATATAATGCATATAATCTTGAGAAATTACCAAGTGATTACCCTTATAAAATCAATGAGAAAATCAACCTGCTTGAAACTAAAATCAATAAGAAATTAAGCAATTCGGTGACAAACACTACTTATGATCCGAGTTTAGCCAAGCAGGCAATGGTGAGTGACTACTTAAAGAAACAAATTGAATATGTAAAATTAGATGCACAGCTTAAATCCCTTCAAACGGAAATGGGTAAGCTTAATTCTACATCGAGAAAGTTTATAGATATCATTTCTGATATCACAAAACTTGAACATCAGATTGAAACGGATAACCAACACTATTTAATACTTCTTGAGAAAAAATATTTTGCAGAATTATTAGAAAGAGACGCTGGGCACAACTTCTTTATTATAGAAAAGGCGAGTTTCCCTATTAAAGCGATTAGTTCCAAGAAAGGGTTAATCATAGTAGGTGCTTTTGTGGGTGCAACTATTTTATTATTAGTAACGGTTGCTTTATTAATAATATTTGATCCGAATCATCACCTTCCGGCTCAAATAGAAAAACATGCAAAAATCCCAATTATTACCAGTCTATATATCATTCCAATCCGGGAATTTACCTCGAGGTTTACTCCTAAATTCTATAAGTATATTCAGACTAAACGGGATAATATCAAACGAAGAAATGTAGCAGATCAAAATGCTGATAGTAAGAAGTATATAAGGAGATTAATTGTAGATCTTCCCAAATCCAATAAGAATATTATTTCTTTTATGGGGGCAAGAACCAATTCGATCACTTTTGATACGGCTATAGAAATTCAGCAAATGTTAGCGAAATCTTCTTTGAAATCAATCATTATTTATAATGATTGGTTTTCGCCTTTATCAGAGAAAGAGATAAAGGTCCCTATTGTGAGTATAGATACTTTTGAGGCAAGTAGAGAAAACTGTATTCTAAATCTATCGGAACAAAGTTGTTCTCCTTATGATTTCAAACTACCACAAGAGTGGTTTTATACCTTATCCCATTTACGTACTGTCTTCGATTATGTAATCATTATTCCGCCTCCTACCCATAAAGCTACTATTTGGATGGAGTGGTTAAACTTATCTTCTGATATCTTTTATGTATATGAGTTACATAGAAGATTTGAAAGAGACGACATCAAGAACCAAACCTATATGTTAGAACAGCATGCCAATGTTATTGGAGGAATTTTAACATCAACAACATTATAA
- a CDS encoding TolC family protein, whose protein sequence is MNLKTISFTLVLLYLSNFYAQAQNSPLYVESQIDSLSAIGLENNYLIKAKDIEVQISKEQLAAERKSWLSSFSFQVNTFRYTNSASIAQISAFSDIGVGLSIDLFTITSLNNRVRKSQLEVVKNEMLYKNQIKLVQREYIQIYTNYLRATEQLKILTEQEISQKELLQLVKDKLLRGEAKIDEYIRLEQRLHETQVAKVEAEVGAALAQHEMELLISE, encoded by the coding sequence ATGAATCTAAAAACAATTTCATTCACATTAGTATTACTTTATTTATCAAATTTTTACGCGCAAGCACAAAATTCACCACTATATGTAGAAAGCCAGATTGATTCATTATCAGCAATTGGCCTAGAAAATAATTACTTAATAAAAGCTAAGGATATAGAAGTTCAGATCTCGAAAGAGCAATTAGCAGCCGAAAGAAAAAGTTGGTTGTCTTCTTTTAGTTTTCAAGTGAACACATTTAGGTATACAAATTCCGCAAGTATTGCTCAAATCAGTGCATTTAGTGATATCGGAGTGGGTTTATCTATTGATCTATTTACTATTACTTCATTAAATAACCGAGTTAGAAAATCTCAGTTAGAAGTCGTTAAAAATGAGATGTTGTATAAAAATCAAATCAAGCTTGTTCAAAGAGAATACATACAAATCTATACCAATTATTTAAGGGCTACTGAACAGCTTAAAATCCTTACAGAGCAAGAAATAAGTCAGAAAGAACTTCTACAGTTAGTAAAGGATAAATTGCTGAGAGGCGAAGCAAAAATTGATGAATATATAAGATTAGAACAAAGATTACACGAAACCCAAGTAGCTAAAGTAGAAGCAGAAGTTGGAGCTGCGTTGGCTCAACACGAGATGGAATTACTGATTAGCGAGTAA